A region from the Mercenaria mercenaria strain notata chromosome 7, MADL_Memer_1, whole genome shotgun sequence genome encodes:
- the LOC123553834 gene encoding cell death abnormality protein 1-like isoform X3, whose amino-acid sequence MVCLIVEKKICKSLAYKTWRNIIIFGCSSNNMITIPCGQLHLILIILTCFPRHINGASLGDLCITDNNCSSLANSECRRIFDCTTGTCVCRSGYGNQNGNGCDKILRGFGQSCGSAYYCNGANQECDTTTGRCACTYWYDYHSKAGECVLRTYKILGETCGGRYSVPCLQTLLDSGGQCASTCSCQSGYVADTSESYTTCRSPRWGESCQWSPLCVVSFNTSTISDDTSSNVPTCTNNICTCPPSHEHRYVNGYNLCLNRVDAGFERYNNGENCTHFSECQSFLCVKCPGAASGVCMTEYSEAVSIHYMSAIRWMGGLFLSNLVVLFF is encoded by the exons ATGGTATGtttaattgttgaaaaaaagaTTTGTAAATCATTAGCGTATAAAACATGGAGAAATATCATAATATTTGGATGTTCATCCAATAACATG ATCACGATTCCTTGTGGACAACTACACCTCATTCTCATCATTTTGACTTGCTTCCCAAGACACATAAATGGAG CATCGCTTGGTGACCTTTGTATAACAGACAATAATTGCAGCAGCTTGGCAAATTCCGAGTGCAGGAGAATATTTGACTGTACCACCGGGACTTGCGTGTGCCGGTCAGGATATGGAAACCAAAATGGCAATGGATGTGACA AAATATTACGTGGATTTGGCCAAAGTTGCGGGTCGGCTTACTACTGTAATGGAGCAAACCAGGAATGTGACACAACGACAGGCAGATGTGCTTGTACATACTGGTATGATTATCACTCTAAAGCAGGAGAGTGTGTTCTCCGTACATACAAAATCTTGGGAGAGACTTGCGGTGGCAGGTATTCTGTGCCTTGTCTTCAAACGCTTCTAGATTCAG GAGGACAGTGTGCCAGTACATGTAGCTGTCAGTCTGGATATGTAGCTGACACATCCGAGTCATACACCACGTGCCGGTCAC CGCGATGGGGCGAAAGTTGTCAGTGGTCACCGCTGTGTGTCGTTTCATTCAATACTTCCACAATATCAGACGACACATCCAGCAACGTTCCAACGTGCACCAACAACATATGCACATGTCCTCCATCACATGAGCATAGATATGTTAATGGTTATAATTTGTGTCTAA ATAGAGTGGACGCTGGTTTTGAGCGCTACAACAACGGTGAGAATTGTACACACTTCAGTGAATGTCAAAGTTTCCTTTGTGTGAAATGTCCAGGTGCAGCAAGTGGTGTTTGTATGACAG AGTACTCGGAAGCTGTATCTATACACTACATGTCTGCAATAAGATGGATGGGCGGACTATTTTTATCTAATTTAGTCGTTCTTTTCTTTTGA
- the LOC123553834 gene encoding cell death abnormality protein 1-like isoform X2 encodes MVCLIVEKKICKSLAYKTWRNIIIFGCSSNNMITIPCGQLHLILIILTCFPRHINGASLGDLCITDNNCSSLANSECRRIFDCTTGTCVCRSGYGNQNGNGCDKILRGFGQSCGSAYYCNGANQECDTTTGRCACTYWYDYHSKAGECVLRTYKILGETCGGRYSVPCLQTLLDSGGQCASTCSCQSGYVADTSESYTTCRSPRWGESCQWSPLCVVSFNTSTISDDTSSNVPTCTNNICTCPPSHEHRYVNGYNLCLNRVDAGFERYNNGENCTHFSECQSFLCVKCPGAASGVCMTDSDNTEYSEAVSIHYMSAIRWMGGLFLSNLVVLFF; translated from the exons ATGGTATGtttaattgttgaaaaaaagaTTTGTAAATCATTAGCGTATAAAACATGGAGAAATATCATAATATTTGGATGTTCATCCAATAACATG ATCACGATTCCTTGTGGACAACTACACCTCATTCTCATCATTTTGACTTGCTTCCCAAGACACATAAATGGAG CATCGCTTGGTGACCTTTGTATAACAGACAATAATTGCAGCAGCTTGGCAAATTCCGAGTGCAGGAGAATATTTGACTGTACCACCGGGACTTGCGTGTGCCGGTCAGGATATGGAAACCAAAATGGCAATGGATGTGACA AAATATTACGTGGATTTGGCCAAAGTTGCGGGTCGGCTTACTACTGTAATGGAGCAAACCAGGAATGTGACACAACGACAGGCAGATGTGCTTGTACATACTGGTATGATTATCACTCTAAAGCAGGAGAGTGTGTTCTCCGTACATACAAAATCTTGGGAGAGACTTGCGGTGGCAGGTATTCTGTGCCTTGTCTTCAAACGCTTCTAGATTCAG GAGGACAGTGTGCCAGTACATGTAGCTGTCAGTCTGGATATGTAGCTGACACATCCGAGTCATACACCACGTGCCGGTCAC CGCGATGGGGCGAAAGTTGTCAGTGGTCACCGCTGTGTGTCGTTTCATTCAATACTTCCACAATATCAGACGACACATCCAGCAACGTTCCAACGTGCACCAACAACATATGCACATGTCCTCCATCACATGAGCATAGATATGTTAATGGTTATAATTTGTGTCTAA ATAGAGTGGACGCTGGTTTTGAGCGCTACAACAACGGTGAGAATTGTACACACTTCAGTGAATGTCAAAGTTTCCTTTGTGTGAAATGTCCAGGTGCAGCAAGTGGTGTTTGTATGACAG ATTCAGACAACACAG AGTACTCGGAAGCTGTATCTATACACTACATGTCTGCAATAAGATGGATGGGCGGACTATTTTTATCTAATTTAGTCGTTCTTTTCTTTTGA
- the LOC123553834 gene encoding cell death abnormality protein 1-like isoform X1: protein MVCLIVEKKICKSLAYKTWRNIIIFGCSSNNMITIPCGQLHLILIILTCFPRHINGASLGDLCITDNNCSSLANSECRRIFDCTTGTCVCRSGYGNQNGNGCDKILRGFGQSCGSAYYCNGANQECDTTTGRCACTYWYDYHSKAGECVLRTYKILGETCGGRYSVPCLQTLLDSGGQCASTCSCQSGYVADTSESYTTCRSPRWGESCQWSPLCVVSFNTSTISDDTSSNVPTCTNNICTCPPSHEHRYVNGYNLCLNRVDAGFERYNNGENCTHFSECQSFLCVKCPGAASGVCMTEILEITRCIVPRGDSSQVDWHVSIWIGLAMDLFRFGTNGKFVGSPR, encoded by the exons ATGGTATGtttaattgttgaaaaaaagaTTTGTAAATCATTAGCGTATAAAACATGGAGAAATATCATAATATTTGGATGTTCATCCAATAACATG ATCACGATTCCTTGTGGACAACTACACCTCATTCTCATCATTTTGACTTGCTTCCCAAGACACATAAATGGAG CATCGCTTGGTGACCTTTGTATAACAGACAATAATTGCAGCAGCTTGGCAAATTCCGAGTGCAGGAGAATATTTGACTGTACCACCGGGACTTGCGTGTGCCGGTCAGGATATGGAAACCAAAATGGCAATGGATGTGACA AAATATTACGTGGATTTGGCCAAAGTTGCGGGTCGGCTTACTACTGTAATGGAGCAAACCAGGAATGTGACACAACGACAGGCAGATGTGCTTGTACATACTGGTATGATTATCACTCTAAAGCAGGAGAGTGTGTTCTCCGTACATACAAAATCTTGGGAGAGACTTGCGGTGGCAGGTATTCTGTGCCTTGTCTTCAAACGCTTCTAGATTCAG GAGGACAGTGTGCCAGTACATGTAGCTGTCAGTCTGGATATGTAGCTGACACATCCGAGTCATACACCACGTGCCGGTCAC CGCGATGGGGCGAAAGTTGTCAGTGGTCACCGCTGTGTGTCGTTTCATTCAATACTTCCACAATATCAGACGACACATCCAGCAACGTTCCAACGTGCACCAACAACATATGCACATGTCCTCCATCACATGAGCATAGATATGTTAATGGTTATAATTTGTGTCTAA ATAGAGTGGACGCTGGTTTTGAGCGCTACAACAACGGTGAGAATTGTACACACTTCAGTGAATGTCAAAGTTTCCTTTGTGTGAAATGTCCAGGTGCAGCAAGTGGTGTTTGTATGACAG AAATATTGGAAATAACACGGTGTATAGTACCCAGAGGAGACAGCTCTCAAGTTGATTGGCATGTGTCGATCTGGATTGGTTTAGCGATGGACTTATTCCGTTTTGGTACCAACGGAAAATTTGTAGGTTCACCTCGGTGA
- the LOC123553834 gene encoding cell death abnormality protein 1-like isoform X4 has protein sequence MVCLIVEKKICKSLAYKTWRNIIIFGCSSNNMITIPCGQLHLILIILTCFPRHINGASLGDLCITDNNCSSLANSECRRIFDCTTGTCVCRSGYGNQNGNGCDKILRGFGQSCGSAYYCNGANQECDTTTGRCACTYWYDYHSKAGECVLRTYKILGETCGGRYSVPCLQTLLDSGGQCASTCSCQSGYVADTSESYTTCRSPRWGESCQWSPLCVVSFNTSTISDDTSSNVPTCTNNICTCPPSHEHRYVNGYNLCLKWTLVLSATTTVRIVHTSVNVKVSFV, from the exons ATGGTATGtttaattgttgaaaaaaagaTTTGTAAATCATTAGCGTATAAAACATGGAGAAATATCATAATATTTGGATGTTCATCCAATAACATG ATCACGATTCCTTGTGGACAACTACACCTCATTCTCATCATTTTGACTTGCTTCCCAAGACACATAAATGGAG CATCGCTTGGTGACCTTTGTATAACAGACAATAATTGCAGCAGCTTGGCAAATTCCGAGTGCAGGAGAATATTTGACTGTACCACCGGGACTTGCGTGTGCCGGTCAGGATATGGAAACCAAAATGGCAATGGATGTGACA AAATATTACGTGGATTTGGCCAAAGTTGCGGGTCGGCTTACTACTGTAATGGAGCAAACCAGGAATGTGACACAACGACAGGCAGATGTGCTTGTACATACTGGTATGATTATCACTCTAAAGCAGGAGAGTGTGTTCTCCGTACATACAAAATCTTGGGAGAGACTTGCGGTGGCAGGTATTCTGTGCCTTGTCTTCAAACGCTTCTAGATTCAG GAGGACAGTGTGCCAGTACATGTAGCTGTCAGTCTGGATATGTAGCTGACACATCCGAGTCATACACCACGTGCCGGTCAC CGCGATGGGGCGAAAGTTGTCAGTGGTCACCGCTGTGTGTCGTTTCATTCAATACTTCCACAATATCAGACGACACATCCAGCAACGTTCCAACGTGCACCAACAACATATGCACATGTCCTCCATCACATGAGCATAGATATGTTAATGGTTATAATTTGTGTCTAA AGTGGACGCTGGTTTTGAGCGCTACAACAACGGTGAGAATTGTACACACTTCAGTGAATGTCAAAGTTTCCTTTGTGTGA